In Parageobacillus sp. KH3-4, the genomic window TCGTACGGCAGAAGAAGCAAATGCGTTTTTATATCCGCTGAAACAGCCGTTTCATGATCCGTTTTTGCTAGATGGAATGGAGCGGGCGATCGAGCGGATTCAACAGGCGATACAGGATGGGGAGCGTATTTTAGTATATGGTGATTATGATGCAGACGGTGTAAGCAGCACGACGGTAATGGTCAGCGCTTTGAAGGAAGCTGGCGCTATTGTTGATTTTTATATCCCCAACCGCTTTACCGAAGGATACGGTCCGAATGAAAAAGCGTTTCGTTGGGCAAAGGAGCAAGGGTTTTCTTTGATTATTACGGTCGATAACGGCATTGCCGCGGTGAAGGAAATAGCGCTTGCCAATGAGCTTGGAATGGATGTCATTATTACAGACCATCATGAAACGGGGCCGGCGTTGCCGGAAGCGTATGAAATTATTCATCCGAAAAAGCCTGGAAGTACATATCCGTTTCGGGAATTAGCCGGGGTAGGAGTGGCGTTTAAAGTTGCGCATGCACTGCTCGGGGATGTGCCGCGCCATTTATTGGATGTCGTCGCACTTGGAACAATCGCCGATCTCGTTCCCCTTACTGGCGAAAATCGAATATTGGTGGCGCAAGGGCTTGAGCAGTTGCGAAATGTAAAACGTATTGGATTGCGTACGTTGTGTAAACAATGTGGAATAGACGCAGAAAAAATCGACGAGCAGACGGTGGGGTTTGTCATTGCGCCGCGGATGAACGCGGTCGGGCGATTGGGGGAAGCCGATCCTGCCGTAAGATTGCTAATGACGGAGGACGAAGAGGAAGCAAAAAGGCTTGCGAAAGAAATGGATGATTTAAATAGGGAGCGGCAGCAGCTTGTCGCGGAAATAGCGGAAGAAGCGGCGCAAATGATACGGGAACAATTTCCGCCATCCGAGAATAAAGTGCTTGTGGTGGCAAAAGAAGGATGGAACCCTGGAGTCATCGGCATTGTCGCATCCCGGCTGGTCGAACAGTTTTACCGCCCGACGATCGTGTTAAGCGTTGATGCAGAAAAAGGCATCGCGAAAGGCTCGGCGCGAAGCATTCACGGGTTTGACATATTTTCTAGCTTATCGGCATGCCGCGATATTTTGCCGCATTTTGGCGGCCATCCGATGGCGGCGGGAATGACGCTGTCTCTTGAGGACGTTGACGAATTGCGCCAGCGTCTTAACGCGCTCGCCGACGATATGTTGACAGAAGATGATTTTACGCCAATTACGTCGATTGACGCGGTTTGTTCCGTATCTGATTTAACGATGGAGGTAGCCGAACAGCTTGAAAAATTTGCTCCGTTTGGCGTCGGTAATGCAAAGCCTCTTTTTTTAATGGAAAATGTGTCAGTGGAAACGATACGCCGCGTCGGCGCTGATCAATCGCATTTAAAGGCCGTTTTTGCGCAAAATGGCGCTGCGATTGATAGCGTTGGTTTCGGCTTCGGGTATTTGCGCGATGAAATCGCTCCAGATGCGAAAGTATCGGTTGTTGGCGAGTTAGTTATTAATGAGTGGAATCATCTTCGCAAGCCGCAGTTGATGATTTATGATATGGCGGTGCATGAATGCCAGCTGTTTGATATTCGCGGTATGCGCGATGTAAGACCGCTGATTGCGGCGCTTCCGCCAGATAAGCGGATGCTCATTATGTTTCGCGAAGATACGGCGGATGCGTTAGGGATCGAAACATATAAAGAAGAAATTTGTTACGCCGCTTCAGTGGAAGAAGCATCGCAGCTTTGTTTAGATGGCCGCTACGTTGTCCTGCTGGATATGCCTCCGTCTTTGGAAATCATAAAAATGTTGTTACGTTCTAGTTTACCTGCGCGCATTTATGCGTTATTCTATCAAAGGGAGACTCATTTTTTCCGCACGTTGCCGACGCGTGAACATTTTAAATGGTTTTACGCGTTTTTGCGGAAACAGGGCATGTTTAATTTGGCGAAGTACGGCGGAGAGTTGGCGCGTGCGCGTGGATGGACGGAAGAAACCATCTGGTTTATGGCGAAAGTGTTTCTTGAACTGGAATTTATTACGCAACGGGATGGCATCGTGTCGCTTGTTCCTCAGCCAGCTAAACGAGATTTAAGCGAATCACCGACTTATCGCTTGAAACAAGCTCAGTATGAGCTGGAAAGTCTTTTTTTGTATTCAACATATGAACAATTAAAGCGTTGTCTTTTTGAAATGAAAGGTTCGCAAACATATGAGGAGGCAAATGCATAATGGATTTGAAACAATATGTGACAATTGTTCCTGACTTCCCTAAACCGGGGATTATGTTTAAAGATATTACCACATTGATGGATAAAGGCGAAGTGTATAAATATGCAACAGACCAAATTGTTCAATACGCGCGCGAAAAGAAAATCGATATTGTTGTCGGTCCGGAAGCGCGAGGCTTTATTATTGGCTGCCCTGTTGCGTATGCGCTTGGGGTTGGGTTTGCCCCGGTGCGCAAGGAAGGAAAGCTTCCGCGTGAAGTCGTTCGTGTCGAATACGGGCTTGAATATGGGAAAGACGTATTGACGATGCATAAAGATGCGATTAAGCCAGGACAACGGGTATTAATTACAGACGATTTATTGGCGACAGGCGGAACAATTCGCGCGACGATTCAGCTTGTCGAACAGCTTGGCGGCGTCGTCGCCGGCATTGCCTTTTTGATCGAGCTTACTGAGCTGGGAGGGCGCAAAAAATTAGAAGGTTACGATATTTTAACGCTTATGCAATTCTAACCATCGACATGATGAGATTATTTCGTTACAATTAAGAAATAAAAAGGGCACTCCAGAGAGTGCTCTTTCTTATTAACTTATCGGTTGTTTTGCAGTTCAACGAGGCGCGTTGCATAACTCTTTACATGAAAAAAATTTTTCATGATAATAGTAATCAATATATGATTTTTATTATACGCAAAGGTGATTTGATCCTATGGCCAACGAACAGGTGTTAACAGCGGAACAAGTCTTTGAGCAGGCAAGCCGTTATTTGTCGGAAAAGGATGTCGAATTTATTAAGAAGGCGTATGAATTTGCCGACCGCGCTCATCGCGATCAATATCGCAAATCTGGGGAGCCGTATATTATTCATCCGATTCAAGTCGCCGGCATTTTAGTCGATTTAAAAATGGATCCCGCCACGATCGCGGCCGGATTTTTGCACGATGTTGTTGAAGACACGGAAGCGACGAAGGGAGATTTGGAACGGGAATTCGGCAGTGAAGTGGCGATGCTCGTTGATGGCGTGACGAAGCTAGGGAAAATTAAATATAAATCTCAAGAAGAGCAGCAAGCGGAAAACCACCGGAAAATGTTTTTGGCAATGGCGCAAGATATTCGCGTCATTTTAATTAAATTAGCGGACCGCCTTCATAATATGCGGACGTTGAAACATTTGCCGATTGAAAAGCAGCGGAGAATCGCCAATGAGACGTTGGAGATTTTTGCGCCATTGGCGCACCGCCTTGGAATTTCAAAAATTAAATGGGAACTGGAAGACACCGCCCTTCGCTACTTAAATCCGCAGCAATATTATCGCATTGTTAACTTGATGAAGAAGAAGCGGGCCGAACGGGAACAATATTTGGAAGAAGTCATTCAAGAAGTGCGCGAACGGTTGAACGAAGTCTCTATTCCATGCGAAATTTACGGAAGACCGAAACATATTTACAGCATCTATCGCAAAATGGTCATGCAAAACAAGCAGTTTAACGAAATTTACGATTTGCTTGCCGTCCGCATTATCGTGAACAGCATTAAAGACTGTTACGCCGTGTTAGGCATTATTCATACATGTTGGAAGCCGATGCCGGGGCGTTTCAAAGATTACATCGCGATGCCGAAACCGAATATGTATCAATCGCTGCACACGACGGTAATCGGCCCGAAAGGCGAGCCGCTGGAAGTGCAAATCCGCACGTTTGAAATGCATCAAATCGCTGAATTTGGCATTGCCGCTCACTGGGCCTATAAAGAAGGAAAGACAATTAAGCCAAATTCGTTTGAAGAAAAATTATCGTGGTTCCGGGAAATTTTGGAATGGCAAAATGACGCGAGCAATGCGGAAGAATTTATGGAATCATTAAAGATGGATTTATTCTCCGATATGGTGTTTGTGTTTACGCCAAAAGGGGATGTCATTGAATTGCCGGCCGGTTCGGTGCCGATTGATTTCGCCTATCGCATCCATTCGGAAATTGGCAATAAAACGATCGGCGCCAAAGTCAACGGCAAAATGGTGCCACTTGATTACAAGCTGCAGACAGGCGACATTGTCGAGATTTTAACATCAAAGCATTCCTATGGGCCAAGCCAAGACTGGCTGAAGCTGGCACAAACGTCACATGCGAAAAATAAAATTCGCCAGTTTTTCAAAAAACAACGTCGCGAAGAAAATATCGAAAAAGGAAAAGAGCTTGTCGAAAAAGAAGTTCGCAGCCTCGGATTTGATGTCAAAGAAATTTTAACAGCGGAAAACGTCAAGCGCGTTGCGGAAAAATTTAATTTTTCGAACGAAGAAGACATGTACGCCGCTGTCGGTTTTCATGGCATTACCGCTGCGCAAATTGCTCACCGTTTAACAGAAAAATGGCGAAAGCAGCGCGATTTGGAAGAACAACAGAAGAAATTGACAGAAACGATGCCGGAAGCAAAGATGCCGATCGCGAAAAAACGCGATTGCGGCATTCGCGTTCAAGGGATGGACAACTTGCTTATTCGTCTGTCGCGTTGCTGTAATCCGGTTCCCGGCGACGAAATTATCGGCTTCATTACGAGAGGCCGCGGAATCTCGGTTCATCGCGTTGATTGCCCCAACGTGCAGCCGGAGGAAATGGCGGACCGCTTAATTTCGGTGGAATGGGAAAGCGATGCGAAATCCAATCGCGAATATAACGTGGAGATTGAAATTACCGGATTTGATCGCCGCGGATTGCTAAACGAAGTGCTGCAGGCAGTGAATGAAACAAAAACGGATATTTCCGCTGTTTCGGGAAGATCCGATCATCGCAATAAAATCGCGACCATTCATATGACGATTGCCATTCGCAATATTGGCCATTTGCAAAAGGTTGTCGACCGAATCAAGCAAATTTCCGATATTTACTCAGTGCAACGAATTATGAACAATTAGAAAGGAAAAGTGAGATGAAAGTAGTAGTGCAACGAGCAAAGCGTGCGAAAGTGACAGTGAATGGCGAAACTGTCGGTTCTATTGGCCACGGCCTCGTTCTTCTTGTCGGTGTCACTCATAGCGATACGATCGAAGACGTGGCGTTTGTCGCCGATAAAATCGCGCATTTGCGCATTTTCGAGGACGAATCTGGAAAAATGAACCTTTCCGTGCTGGATGTTGGCGGAGAAATTTTATCTGTGTCGCAATTTACTTTGTATGGAGATTGCCGAAAAGGCCGGCGCCCGAACTTTATGGAGGCGGCGAAGCCGGATCATGCTTTGCCAATTTATGAAGCGTTGAACGAAGCGCTTCGTCAAAAAGGCATTCGGGTGGAAACAGGAAAGTTTGGCGCGATGATGGAAGTGGAACTAATTAATGACGGTCCGGTTACGTTGATTGTGGAAAGCAAGGAAAAAGCGGGGAACAAATAATGTTCGCCCGTTTTTTTATATCTTAACACGCCATCCTTCCCAAGTAGCCTAAATTTTTTTTTATTTTTTGGCTAACTGGGAAAAATAAAAAAAGATATGGAAGAGGAAGGATGAGCAAAATGCGACATAGCGCTAAAGGGGAATTTGCGCAGCGAAAAGCAAACGAATTATTTTCTATTGATTTTCATGAATTTATGCAAAAAGAGGCGGAACATACGGCGTTTGAATTGGCGTCTGAGTTTGGATTAACGTTAAGAGATGTACAAAAACTAAAAAAGCAAATCTCCCGTTCTTAAAACTTGACAAAACCAATGTTTATCCGTAAGATAAATTACAAAAATTATACATAATAACAACCAATGACGGAGAAAAGTAGTTAAGAATACACATGGCCAGAGAGGAAATGCCTTAGGCTGGAAGCATTTCTCCATGATGACTTAACGAAAGACACTCCGTAGGTTTCCCTTTGAACGTACCGTTTGTGCCAGTAAAAGGGAACGCGAAACATGCGTTATCGGTAAAAAGCGGAAGCATTTTGCTTCAATTAGGGTGGCACCACGGGAATAGCGCTCTCGTCCCTATTTTATATAGGGAAGAAGGGCGTTTTTATTTTGGGTGTAAGGAGGTTTGTCATGGCTTTTCAAATTCCACGAGGAACGCAAGACATTTTGCCTGGTGAAGCGGAAAAATGGCAATATGTCGAAAAAATAGCGCGGGATATTTGCAGGCGTTACAATTATCGCGAAATTCGCACGCCGATTTTTGAACATACGGAATTGTTTTTACGCGGCGTCGGCGATACGACCGACATTGTACAAAAAGAGATGTATACGTTTGAAGACCGGGCGGGAAGAAGCATGACGCTTCGTCCGGAAGGGACCGCTCCGGTGGTTCGCTCATTCGTTGAAAACAAAATGTACGGCGATCCGAATCAGCCAATTAAGTTATATTACATCGGTCCGATGTTCCGCTATGAACGGCCGCAGGCAGGGCGGTTTCGCCAATTTGTTCAGTTCGGCGTTGAAGCGCTTGGAAGCGATGATCCGGCGATTGATGCAGAAGTCATTGCGATGGCGATGGAGTTGTACCAATCATTAGGATTGAAAAAAGTAAGGCTAGTCATTAACAGCTTAGGAGACATAGAAAGCAGAAAGGCGCATCGTCAGGCGTTGATCGATCATTTCCAAAACCGGATTCACGAGCTTTGTGAAGATTGCCAAGTCCGCCTGAAAAAAAATCCGCTTCGCATTTTAGACTGCAAAAGAGACCGTGACCATGAATTAATGGCGACAGCGCCATCGATTCTCGATTATTTAAACGAGGAATCAAGCCGTTATTTTGAAAAAGTAAAAGCTTACTTGACGAAATTGGGAATCCCATTTGAAGTCGATTCTCGTCTCGTGCGCGGATTGGATTATTACAACCATACGACGTTTGAAATTATGAGCGATGCGGAAGGATTTGGCGCGATTACGACGTTATGCGGCGGCGGCCGCTACAACGGCTTAGTGCAAGAAATAGGAGGGCCAGAAACGCCAGGGATTGGGTTTGCGCTAAGCATTGAACGGCTGTTGGCCGCTTTAGACGCGGAAGGAGTTGCGCTGCCGATTAGCCGCGGCATTGACTGCTACGTTGTTGCCGTTGGCGAAAAAGCAAAAGAGGAATCCGTGCGGCTTGTTCACAAGCTGCGGAAAGCGGGAATTGTCGCTGATAAAGATTATCAAGACAGGAAAGTAAAGACGCAATTGAAAGCGGCGGATCGCTTACACGCGAAATTTGTGGCGATTCTCGGCGATGATGAACTTGCGAAAGAAGTAATCAACATGAAAGAGATGAGCACAGGAGAGCAAACAGAAGTGCCGCTACATTCTGTCGTAGACTATTTAAAAGAACGATTGTCGTAGGAGGGATTGCAGGCGTGTTTGGAAGGACTTATTATTGCGGGGAGATCACCGAGAAAGCGGTTGGCGAAAAAGTCGTTTTAAAAGGCTGGGTGCAAAAGCGCCGCGACCTTGGCGGATTAATTTTCATCGATCTTCGCGACCGGACGGGAATCGTGCAAGTTGTGTTCAGCCCGGAAGTATCGAAAGAAGCGTTAAATGTAGCGGAAAAAGTGCGGAATGAATACGTGCTGAGCGTGGAAGGAACCGTCGTTGCCCGCGACGAGGGAACGATCAATCCAAATATTCCAACTGGAAAAATTGAAATTCAAGCAGAACGCGTAACGATCATTAACGAAGCCAAAACACCGCCGTTTACCATCGCCGATCAAACAGACGTAGCCGAAGAAGTGCGCCTTAAATATCGTTATTTAGACTTGCGCCGCCCGGTGATGTTTCGCACTTTGCAATTGCGGCACCGTGTGACAAAAGCCATTCGCGACTTTTTAGACGGAGAAGGCTTTTTGGAAGTGGAAACGCCAATTTTGACGAAAAGCACGCCAGAAGGAGCGCGCGACTATTTAGTGCCAAGCCGCGTTCATCCCGGCGAGTTTTACGCGCTTCCGCAGTCTCCACAAATATTTAAGCAGCTGTTGATGGTGGCCGGATTTGAACGATATTATCAAATTGCTCGCTGTTTTCGCGATGAAGACTTGCGCGCAGACCGCCAGCCGGAGTTTACACAAATCGATATTGAAACATCGTTTATGAGTCAAGAAGATATTATGCAGTTAACGGAACGGATGATGGCGCATGTGATGAAAGTGGCAAAAGGAATCGAAGTTCCCCTTCCATTTCCGCGCATGTCTTATGATGAGGCGATGAGCCGCTATGGTTCGGACAAGCCGGATACCCGCTTTGGTTTAGAACTTGTAGATGTATCAGAAATCGTGAAACATTCTTCCTTCAAAGTATTTGCAGGTGCCGTTGCAAACGGAGGGCAAGTGAAGGCGATTAATGTCAAAGGGGCAGCAAATACATATTCTCGCAAAGATATCGATGCGCTAGCCGAATTTGTTGCACGTTACGGTGCAAAAGGGCTAGCATGGCTGAAGGTGGAAGAAGGCGGATTGAAAGGGCCAATCGCCAAATTTTTCACGGAAGAAGAACAAAGTGGGCTTGTCGAAACGCTTATGGCAGAAGCCGGCGATTTATTGCTGTTTGTCGCCGATCGTAAAGAAGTTGTCGCTGATGCGCTTGGCGCGTTGCGTTTAAAACTTGGAAAGGATTTAAACTTAATTGACGAAACAAAATTTAATTTCCTTTGGATTGTCGACTGGCCGCTATTAGAATACGATGAAGAAGATGGGCGTTATTACGCGGCGCATCATCCGTTTACCATGCCAGTTCGCGAAGATTTGCCGCAATTAGAGACAAGTCCGGAAAAAGTAAGGGCGCAAGCGTATGACTTGGTGCTGAACGGCTATGAGCTTGGCGGCGGTTCGATGCGTATTTTCGAACGGGAAGTGCAAGAAAAAATGTTCCGCGCCCTAGGATTTACGGAAGAGGAAGCGCGCAAACAATTTGGGTTCTTGCTAGAAGCGTTTGAATATGGCACCCCGCCACATGGCGGCATCGCGCTTGGATTGGACCGCATTGTTATGCTGTTAGCGGGACGAACGAACTTGCGCGATACGATCGCGTTTCCAAAAACGGCCAGTGCAAGCTGTTTGCTAACGGAGGCGCCAAGCCCGGTTAGCGAGCGACAGTTAGAAGAATTGCATTTAGTTGTTCAGCCAGAAAAAACAGAGTGAGCGATATTTGCTATTTCGTTGCAAAGATGCAAAGTGTATGATACAATGAACAAAAAGTTAGTCCTGATGTGTTCGTCGTATAACCTATTGTTTTGACCGAACAATAAGTTATGCGGGAGCCCGGAGTTTCCAAGCGGCGTACATGCCTTTAGTGTTCAAGGACGTGCAAACCTTGGAATAGGGCACCCACCTGCTTGGGAGCGGGTTCAAAACGAAGGCATCGACGGCACGATTGGGACTTACGCGCGATGGATGCTGCTACGTATCATTTGCCCAAGTTCCCTATGTAAAGGCGATGCTTTACATAGGGATTTTGTTTTTGTTTTGCCTAAAAATCGGATTGAAATTTGGCGGTTTGTTATTGTAGGATAAAAAGCGGTATGAAAATAAGAACGATGCAACGGAGGGTATAGATGTTACATCAATTTTCACGTAACGAATTGGCAATTGGAAAAGAAGGATTGGAAAAATTAAAAAATGCAACGGTTGCCGTTCTTGGCGTCGGAGGAGTCGGTTCATTTGCTGTCGAGGCGCTGGCGCGTTCCGGGATCGGACGCCTTGTTCTTGTAGATCGGGATAATGTTGATATTACAAATATTAATCGGCAAATTCATGCGCTCCTTTCCACGATCGGTCGCCCCAAAGTGGAATTAATGAAAGAACGCATTGCCGATATTAACCCGGAATGCAAAGTTATCGCGTTGCAAATGTTTTATACGGAAGAGACGTATGAACAATTTTTCAGCTATGATCTTGATTTTGTTATCGATGCTTCCGATACGATCATATATAAAGTCCATTTAATGAAGGAGTGTTTAAAGCGCAACATCCCGATTATTTCGAGCATGGGCGCTGCCAACAAAATGGATCCGACGCGCTTCCGCATCGCCGATATTTCCAAAACCCATACGGACCCGATCGCGAAGGTGATTCGCGCTAAATTGCGTAAAGAAGGGATCCGGAAAGGCATTCCTGTCGTCTTTTCCGATGAAAAGCCGATTATTATTCGTGAAGATGTCCGCAAGGTGGTCGGCAATGATCAATCACCGATTCGCAAAGCGCAAATGCCGCCATCTTCGAACGCGTTTGTTCCATCGGTAGCGGGGCTTATTATGGCTTCATACGTTGTGCGTGAACTTTTGAAAGATATTAAAATTTATCGGGTCGGTGAAGAATAAAAAACGTCGCAGAGCGTTTTCTGCGACGTTTTTTATTAAGATTTGGCGATGTGTTCCAAATTTCCATTTTTGTCCATTCGGAAAATATGGGCTGGCTGTACTCCATACTCTTCTTCTAAGATTAATTTGCGAGCACGTTCCATAATTTTTACTAATGCCTCGTAGTCTTCTTTAACAGTGGATTGCTGTTTTTCCAAACGCTCCAATTGTTTTTGCAGTTTTTCGTTGTGCGTCCGCAATTGCTCATTTTCGTGTTTTAGCTGTTCGTTTTCCATTTTGATCATTTCAAAACGTTCACCATCGGATTTTAACGTTTGCAAAAAAGCGATGCATTGTTCGAGCGTGATGGCAGGGACCGGAAGGAAGGCGGATGTTCCTTGTTGGAAAACGGCGAAATTGGCCGAAAGCGGCTGCGCCTTATTTTCCGATTGCCGTATTTTTTTGGCTTGTTCTAATGCCCGCTTCCGTTCTTTCCGCTGCTTTTTTGCTAATTCAATTGCTTCCACGTATCGTTTCCGAACTTCAGCGTTCCAGCGAAATCCGCATGCTGCCGCTGTCCGGTTTAGGTGATCGCCGACTTCTTCAAACGCAGCAAGCTGCGTGCCCCCTTCGCGAATATACCGCAGCACTGTCTCCGCCAATAAGATATCTTCTTCATGAGTCCAAGCGTCTTGTCGTGTTTTCATTTCACTACACCTCGCAATCCATTTAGATAGATTATATTCTTTCCTCATACTGCAAATTAAACTTTATATTATTTTATCCAAGTTGAAAGTTTACTAATCATTTTTTATAATGGATCTTCATTATGACAACTGGGGCAGATTGGCAGCAAAATAAAGGGCAGTGTCAAAAATTCTATGAAAACTCAGCACTGGAAGGATGCGTTTTAGCGAAAATAAAGGAGATGCCATCGCAATCGCGCTTGACAAACATGTCAATGGTTTGATTTTGGACTAACAAGGGCGAAGGGAACAAAACGAAGGCATATCAAAGAAGCTTCTCTTTCTTAGTCCCATTCCTTGCAGCTTCTTTTTGTAATACGGGCAGTCTTTGCACTTAAATATGAGAAAATCCTTTCTTTCCTTGATCTTTTCGAGTGTTTTCAAACAGTGCGGACAGGCCTTCAAAGGAGTTGGAATGTGTCCAGTACATAACCTAATGGCAAATAAAGAGCATTTTGTCAGAAGGAAACATCCATGTTTTCTCCGGAATTTGATGTTTGCTTAGAATGTCCATTCCCGCCATCATCGAAATAACCATTATCGAAAAAGGCACCAGATTTTCTCTGGTGCCTTTCCACATGAATTATTCTTCTATGTCTTGGAATTTCTTTCTTCTAAATTTGCTTAATGATTCATACACGATTGGGACAATTAAAAGTGTCAGCAATGTGGAGCTTGTTAATCCACCCATAACGGTCACAGCCATTCCTTTCGAAATTAATCCGCTGCCTTCCATTCCTATCGCTAGCGGTATTAATGCTCCAACTGTTGCGAGTGCTGTCATTAAGATTGGACGTAGACGAGTTGCTCCGGCTTCAAGTAAAGCTTCTCTTGTGCTTAGTCCTTCTTTTTCTTTATGAATCACACGGTCGATCAATACGATCGCATTGGTTACGACAATGCCGATTAACATAAGAGCACCGATCATCGCTGAAACACTAATGGTCTCACCCGTTATGAAGAGAGCCAATAATGCCCCAATAATGGTAAACGGTAATGAGAATAGGATGACGAACGGTGTAAGTGCGCCGCCAAATGTTACAACAAGGACAAAATAGACAATCGCAACCGCTGCTATCATCGCTAATCCTAATTGAGTAAATGTTTCGGTAATGTCTTCGGTTACGCCGCCTGTTGATATTTCAACATTTTTAGGCAGCTTAATCTTATCCACTTCTTTTTGCAGGCTTGACGCCACTTTTGATACGTCTTTTGTTTTTACTTGAGCGCTAACCTCTGCATAAATTTTTCCATCCCGACGGGTAATCGTATCGGACGTTTTCCCTTTCTTCACTTCCACTAACTCTTTAATTGGCACTTCAAATCCGAGAGGAGATTGAATCTTTTGATTTGTTAAATCATTGATACTTTCATGGCTTTGTTCTTTCATTTTAAAATATACATTCAGTTCTTTTCCGTCTTTTTCAA contains:
- a CDS encoding tRNA threonylcarbamoyladenosine dehydratase — translated: MLHQFSRNELAIGKEGLEKLKNATVAVLGVGGVGSFAVEALARSGIGRLVLVDRDNVDITNINRQIHALLSTIGRPKVELMKERIADINPECKVIALQMFYTEETYEQFFSYDLDFVIDASDTIIYKVHLMKECLKRNIPIISSMGAANKMDPTRFRIADISKTHTDPIAKVIRAKLRKEGIRKGIPVVFSDEKPIIIREDVRKVVGNDQSPIRKAQMPPSSNAFVPSVAGLIMASYVVRELLKDIKIYRVGEE
- a CDS encoding RsfA family transcriptional regulator, whose amino-acid sequence is MKTRQDAWTHEEDILLAETVLRYIREGGTQLAAFEEVGDHLNRTAAACGFRWNAEVRKRYVEAIELAKKQRKERKRALEQAKKIRQSENKAQPLSANFAVFQQGTSAFLPVPAITLEQCIAFLQTLKSDGERFEMIKMENEQLKHENEQLRTHNEKLQKQLERLEKQQSTVKEDYEALVKIMERARKLILEEEYGVQPAHIFRMDKNGNLEHIAKS